The following coding sequences are from one Gossypium raimondii isolate GPD5lz chromosome 4, ASM2569854v1, whole genome shotgun sequence window:
- the LOC128040456 gene encoding uncharacterized protein LOC128040456 → MAKNDATLRNLKNQVGQLATELRNRPQGALPSDIENPRNLGKEHCKALTLRSGKKVEPNIVEVEKEPTTPRFRRSSTKIASKDESTRITPSNETTTTLPSKTCKCTEIQFKKFLDILKQLHINIPLVKALKQIPNYVKFMKDILSKKRRLREFETLRESIEGIHGGNDATLRNLKNQVGQLATELRNRPQGALPSDIENPRNLGKEHCKALTLRSGKKVEPNIVEVEKEPTDAQDLEEVQPSVEIPVSPEPESAKPDKVTSGPANSDQLTMSFDAELPPKTNQLESVPVMKPPPPYPQRLEMSGDSIQEVP, encoded by the exons atggcgaAAAACGACGCCACTCTAAGGAATTTAAAGAATCAAGTGGGCCAGCTTGCTACTGAACTCAGGAACCGACCACAAGGTGCTCTACCTAGTGACATAGAGAATCCGAGAAATCTGGGGAAGGAACATTGTAAAGCGTTAACATTGAGGAGTGGAAAGAAAGTAGAGCCTAACATTGTCGAAGTTGAAAAGGAGCCAACGACGCCAAGATTTAGaagaagttcaaccaa AATTGCCTCCAAAGACGAATCAACTAGAATCACTCCCAGTAATGAAAccaccaccaccctaccctcaaagacttgtAAATGTACGgagattcaattcaagaagttccttgaCATACTgaagcaacttcacatcaacatcccGTTAGTTAAAGCACTTAAGCAAATTCCGAACTACGTcaagttcatgaaagatatcttgTCTAAGAAACGAAGACTtagagaatttgagacg cttagagaatctattgaaggcatacatggcgGCAACGACGCCACTCTAAGGAATTTAAAGAATCAAGTGGGCCAGCTTGCTACTGAACTCAGGAACCGACCACAAGGTGCTCTACCTAGTGACATAGAGAATCCGAGAAATCTGGGGAAGGAACATTGTAAAGCGTTAACATTGAGGAGTGGAAAGAAAGTAGAGCCTAACATTGTCGAAGTTGAAAAGGAGCCAACTGACGCTCAAGATTTAGaagaagttcaaccaagtgttgaaattccagtttcaccaGAACCAGAATCTGCAAAACCCGACAAAGTAACCTCAGGACCAGCTAATTCTGATCAACTAACAATGTCGTTTGATGCAGAATTGCCTCCAAAGACGAATCAACTAGAATCAGTCCCAGTAATGAAAccaccaccaccctaccctcaaagacttgaAATGAGCGgagattcaattcaagaagttccttga